A stretch of the Phycisphaeraceae bacterium genome encodes the following:
- a CDS encoding RNA-binding protein, translated as MKLYVGNLSFSTSESRLRELFEEFGEVSSATLVMDRDTGRPRGFGFVEFSNDEHARAAITGLNGKNIDGRDLTVNEAKPREAGGGGGGRGGRGGFGGGGGGGRSGGGRGGW; from the coding sequence ATGAAGCTCTATGTCGGTAACCTCTCGTTCAGCACGTCCGAGTCGCGCCTGCGCGAGCTCTTCGAAGAGTTCGGCGAGGTCTCCTCGGCCACCCTGGTGATGGACCGCGACACCGGCCGTCCGCGCGGGTTCGGGTTCGTCGAGTTCAGCAACGATGAGCACGCTCGGGCCGCGATCACCGGCCTGAACGGCAAGAACATCGATGGTCGCGACCTGACCGTCAACGAGGCCAAGCCGCGCGAGGCGGGTGGCGGCGGTGGTGGTCGCGGCGGTCGCGGCGGGTTCGGCGGCGGCGGTGGCGGCGGTCGCTCCGGCGGCGGCCGCGGCGGCTGGTAA
- a CDS encoding DUF5309 family protein, with product MAFTGRATFTAGADLPELMEDVADIVGIVSPFETPLLDYLGDAKRAATSTIHEWLEDSLLPNTDTINQSTFTPSPQSATAITVVNADRFRVGDQVRPDASREVMLVTAIAGSVLTVVRAYGGTTPATLANSLKLFILGNAALEGDSRPPVLATSRLRRRNYTQIFSSSVEVSGSMQAARQAGGVADEIDYQKQERLRELLRDLENCVINGVSPAANPQGSATVRRSMTGIIKFITTNAFTPGQGGFPVGGGGGTDLTESLLNTALRAVWEQSNGSVDTIVVGGAQKRRINSFISASRGYTPADTRVSDLVSVYESDFGVCRVVLSRWVPADALLLLDSSRLSVLPLQGRSFAFKPVASAGDSEAGMVLGEYTLECLNENAHGMIRGLSV from the coding sequence ATGGCCTTCACCGGAAGAGCAACCTTCACCGCCGGCGCCGACCTGCCCGAACTCATGGAGGACGTCGCCGACATCGTCGGCATCGTCAGCCCCTTCGAGACCCCGCTCCTGGACTACCTGGGCGACGCGAAGCGCGCCGCCACCAGCACCATCCACGAGTGGCTCGAGGACTCGCTGCTCCCCAACACCGACACCATCAACCAGTCCACGTTCACCCCGTCGCCCCAGTCCGCGACCGCCATCACCGTCGTCAACGCCGATCGCTTCCGCGTCGGCGACCAGGTCCGCCCCGACGCCTCCCGCGAGGTGATGCTCGTCACCGCTATCGCCGGAAGCGTCCTCACCGTCGTCCGCGCCTACGGCGGCACCACCCCCGCCACCCTCGCCAACTCCCTCAAACTCTTCATCCTCGGCAACGCCGCGCTCGAGGGCGACTCCCGCCCGCCCGTGCTCGCCACCAGCCGCCTCCGCCGCCGCAACTACACCCAGATCTTCTCCTCCAGCGTCGAGGTCTCCGGCTCCATGCAGGCCGCGCGCCAGGCCGGCGGCGTCGCCGACGAGATCGACTACCAGAAGCAGGAGCGCCTCCGCGAACTCCTCCGCGACCTCGAGAACTGCGTCATCAACGGCGTCTCGCCCGCCGCGAACCCGCAGGGCTCCGCCACCGTCCGCCGCTCCATGACCGGCATCATCAAGTTCATCACCACCAACGCCTTCACCCCCGGCCAGGGCGGATTCCCGGTCGGCGGCGGCGGTGGCACCGACCTCACCGAGTCGCTCCTCAACACCGCCCTCCGCGCCGTCTGGGAACAGAGCAACGGCTCGGTCGACACCATCGTCGTCGGCGGAGCACAGAAACGACGCATCAACTCCTTCATCAGCGCCTCCCGCGGCTACACCCCCGCCGACACCCGCGTCTCCGACCTCGTCAGCGTCTACGAGAGCGACTTCGGCGTCTGCCGCGTCGTCCTCTCCCGCTGGGTCCCCGCCGATGCGCTCCTGCTCCTGGATTCCTCGCGCCTCAGCGTCCTCCCGCTCCAGGGCCGCTCGTTCGCCTTCAAGCCCGTCGCCAGCGCCGGCGACTCCGAGGCCGGCATGGTCCTCGGCGAGTACACCCTCGAGTGCCTCAACGAGAACGCCCACGGCATGATCCGCGGCCTCTCCGTCTAG
- the pheT gene encoding phenylalanine--tRNA ligase subunit beta produces MLISVRWLNEYLDPANLTAEGAEAALTNVGFPIESHTERPDGDVVLDVEVTSNRGDCLSHLGIAREIAAATGRRFRSPSLDMPATGPGTAQESIEIDNQVPDLCRLFTGRVIRGVKVGPSPDWMVRSLESVGLRSINNVVDVTNYVAFEFGQPSHVFDLGTLRPAAAGGRARIVVRGAVKGEKLALLDGRTVELREGELVVADGARVVSLAGIMGGAETQVTPATTDVLLEAATWDPGTVRRAARRLGLRTDASHRFERLVDSRTIDTPARRAAAMIVRLAGGRLMGGSVESGAEPRPLRELRLRPARCRAILGMDIQAGEIEKILRSHEIGVSAGWVADAPGVGDEGVMACIIPAHRPDLEREIDLIEEVARTAGLDRIPVKETVSVRVSPPQRDEAAAREIARTLTGLGFFETVTFTFVSPKAAAPFLPAGMERVDVCDERRKAEPTLRPSMIPSLLACRRANRDHGVDAPAGVRLFEFSPVFAAAKDIAVERRNIGLIADVAPIAGQSAHDAAQHALRLVRGAIEAVVRAVAGDAAPVQIEPVAEAPMSAYRPGPFAGVRLGGEIIGCFGLVSPAVQREYDLDRPVVAAELGLDPLIAAYPPASRVRALPSFPAIERDVSLIVAEETTWARIESLVRSANLPMMDEDSGGPTGRAVQFVGTYRGAQTGPGKKSVTLRLRFRDPARTLRREEVDPQIATLVDLSGRELGAVVRT; encoded by the coding sequence ATGCTGATCAGCGTCCGATGGCTCAACGAGTACCTCGACCCGGCGAACCTCACCGCCGAGGGCGCCGAGGCCGCGCTGACCAACGTCGGCTTCCCCATCGAATCCCACACCGAGCGCCCCGACGGCGACGTGGTGCTCGATGTCGAGGTGACCAGCAACCGCGGCGACTGCCTGTCGCACCTGGGGATCGCGCGGGAGATCGCCGCCGCGACGGGGCGCCGCTTCCGCAGCCCGTCGCTGGACATGCCCGCGACCGGGCCGGGGACCGCCCAGGAGTCGATCGAGATCGACAACCAGGTCCCGGACCTGTGCCGGCTGTTCACCGGGCGGGTGATCCGCGGCGTGAAGGTCGGGCCGAGCCCGGACTGGATGGTCCGGTCGCTCGAGTCCGTGGGGCTGCGGTCGATCAACAACGTCGTCGACGTGACGAACTACGTCGCGTTCGAGTTCGGGCAGCCCAGCCACGTCTTCGATCTCGGCACGCTGCGCCCCGCCGCCGCGGGCGGCCGGGCCCGCATCGTGGTCCGCGGGGCGGTGAAGGGGGAGAAACTCGCGCTGCTGGACGGGCGCACGGTCGAGCTGCGTGAGGGCGAACTGGTCGTGGCCGACGGCGCCCGCGTGGTGTCCCTGGCGGGGATCATGGGCGGGGCCGAGACGCAGGTGACACCCGCGACCACCGACGTGCTGCTCGAGGCGGCGACGTGGGACCCGGGCACGGTCCGGCGCGCCGCCCGGCGCCTGGGCCTGAGGACCGACGCCTCGCACCGCTTCGAGCGTCTTGTGGACTCGCGCACGATCGACACGCCCGCGCGGCGCGCGGCGGCGATGATCGTCCGCCTCGCCGGGGGGCGGCTGATGGGCGGGTCGGTGGAATCCGGGGCCGAACCCAGGCCGCTGCGCGAGCTTCGGCTGAGGCCCGCGCGCTGCCGCGCGATCCTGGGCATGGACATCCAGGCGGGGGAGATCGAGAAGATCCTGCGGTCGCACGAGATCGGCGTCTCCGCGGGGTGGGTCGCCGATGCGCCCGGCGTGGGCGACGAGGGGGTGATGGCGTGCATCATCCCGGCGCACCGGCCGGACCTGGAGCGCGAGATCGACCTGATCGAAGAGGTCGCCCGCACCGCGGGGCTCGACCGCATCCCGGTCAAGGAGACCGTGAGCGTCCGCGTCTCGCCGCCGCAGCGCGACGAAGCCGCGGCGCGGGAGATCGCCCGCACGCTCACGGGCCTGGGGTTCTTCGAGACGGTGACGTTCACGTTCGTGTCGCCGAAGGCGGCCGCGCCGTTCCTGCCGGCGGGGATGGAGCGGGTGGACGTGTGCGACGAGCGCCGCAAGGCCGAGCCGACGCTGCGGCCGAGCATGATCCCGAGCCTGCTCGCCTGCCGGCGCGCCAACCGCGACCACGGCGTCGATGCACCGGCGGGGGTGCGGCTGTTCGAGTTCTCGCCCGTCTTCGCTGCCGCCAAGGACATCGCCGTGGAGCGGCGGAACATCGGGCTGATCGCCGACGTGGCGCCGATCGCCGGCCAATCCGCCCACGATGCGGCGCAGCACGCGCTGCGGCTGGTGCGGGGCGCGATCGAGGCGGTGGTGCGGGCGGTGGCCGGCGATGCCGCGCCGGTGCAGATCGAGCCGGTGGCCGAGGCGCCGATGAGCGCGTACCGGCCGGGGCCGTTCGCGGGCGTCCGGCTCGGCGGGGAGATCATCGGGTGCTTCGGCCTGGTCTCGCCGGCGGTGCAGCGCGAGTACGACCTTGACCGCCCGGTGGTCGCGGCGGAACTGGGGCTCGATCCCCTGATCGCCGCGTACCCGCCGGCTTCGCGGGTGCGGGCGCTGCCGAGTTTCCCGGCGATCGAGCGGGACGTGTCGCTGATCGTCGCCGAGGAGACGACCTGGGCGCGGATCGAGTCGCTCGTGCGCAGCGCGAACCTGCCGATGATGGACGAGGACTCGGGCGGCCCGACGGGCCGGGCGGTTCAGTTCGTCGGAACCTACCGCGGGGCGCAGACCGGCCCGGGGAAGAAGTCGGTGACGCTCCGCCTTCGGTTCCGCGACCCGGCGCGGACGCTGCGGCGCGAAGAGGTCGACCCGCAGATCGCGACACTCGTGGACCTGAGCGGCCGAGAACTCGGGGCCGTGGTGCGCACGTAA
- a CDS encoding phage portal protein — protein sequence MGYILTPFADVGPRGLSDALLLSLIAHHEGVSLPRFRRLWAYYRNPVTRLSPRPGSRLAKPYRLGQEQGLPHRFRDEPAPLPGDGPRADKEVVIENDIAWRLHTMIEFMFGRPLRFVSLADDPRTRSRIEAALDRVWEASGGIALLQDLALLAHVYGHVDLIVRPAPASPIHQPGADPADPAAAARIEAVEPTRGLALLNPDDFRIIDAYILHYQRESAAVEPAPSGFARPIRRFLGRGADPGADDLPGARRRRLETVTEILSPRHWQRYQGDFDAAGPGAMRLVGEGPNTIAPGIVPVVHIQNQSQPFAFEGLGEVEPLIPLQDELNTRLSDRASRVTMQSFKMYLCKGIDGVDRAPVGPGTVWSTDNPAASIDAFGGDAASPSEDRHIEELREALDKASGVPPLATGVVQGKVGNLTSENALRITLAGLLSRTARKRVTYGRGLAQVCRLVLTALHHAGVLQTAEHDRLVRIDWPDPLEPDTAQRLIEAKAKRDLGVPAATVLKELGYAAGPDADPGVE from the coding sequence ATGGGCTACATCCTGACACCCTTCGCCGACGTCGGCCCCCGAGGCCTCAGCGACGCCCTCCTCCTCTCTCTCATCGCCCACCACGAGGGCGTCTCCCTCCCTCGCTTCCGGCGCCTCTGGGCCTACTACCGCAACCCCGTCACCCGCCTCTCGCCCCGACCCGGCTCGCGCCTTGCAAAGCCCTACCGCCTCGGCCAGGAACAGGGCCTCCCCCACCGCTTCCGCGATGAGCCCGCACCCCTCCCCGGCGACGGCCCGCGCGCCGACAAGGAGGTCGTCATCGAGAACGACATCGCCTGGCGCCTCCACACCATGATCGAGTTCATGTTCGGCCGCCCGCTGCGCTTCGTCTCCCTCGCCGACGACCCCCGCACCCGCTCCCGCATCGAGGCCGCTCTCGACCGCGTCTGGGAAGCCTCCGGCGGCATCGCCCTCCTCCAGGACCTCGCCCTGCTCGCCCACGTCTACGGGCACGTCGATCTCATCGTCCGCCCGGCGCCCGCTTCCCCCATTCATCAGCCCGGCGCCGACCCGGCCGACCCCGCCGCCGCCGCGCGGATCGAAGCCGTCGAGCCCACCCGCGGCCTGGCCCTGCTGAACCCCGACGACTTCCGCATCATCGACGCCTACATCCTCCACTACCAGCGCGAGAGCGCCGCCGTCGAGCCCGCCCCATCCGGCTTTGCCCGCCCCATCCGCCGCTTCCTCGGGCGCGGCGCCGACCCGGGCGCCGACGACCTCCCCGGCGCCCGCCGACGCCGGCTCGAAACCGTCACCGAGATCCTCTCGCCGCGCCATTGGCAGCGCTACCAGGGGGACTTCGACGCCGCCGGACCCGGCGCCATGCGCCTCGTGGGCGAGGGGCCCAACACCATCGCGCCCGGGATCGTCCCGGTCGTCCACATCCAGAACCAGAGCCAGCCCTTCGCCTTCGAGGGCCTCGGAGAGGTCGAGCCGCTGATCCCCCTCCAGGACGAACTGAACACCCGCCTCAGCGACCGCGCCAGCCGCGTCACCATGCAGTCCTTCAAGATGTACCTCTGCAAGGGCATCGACGGCGTCGACCGCGCACCGGTCGGGCCCGGCACCGTCTGGTCCACGGACAACCCCGCGGCGTCCATCGACGCATTCGGCGGCGACGCCGCCTCGCCCAGCGAGGACCGCCACATCGAGGAACTCCGCGAAGCCCTCGACAAGGCCAGCGGCGTCCCGCCCCTCGCCACGGGCGTCGTCCAGGGCAAGGTCGGCAACCTCACCAGCGAGAACGCCCTGCGCATCACCCTTGCCGGCCTGCTCTCCCGCACCGCCCGCAAGCGCGTCACCTACGGGCGCGGCCTCGCCCAGGTCTGCCGCCTCGTCCTCACCGCGCTGCACCACGCCGGCGTCCTACAGACCGCCGAGCACGACCGCCTCGTCCGCATCGACTGGCCCGACCCGCTGGAGCCCGACACCGCCCAGCGACTCATCGAGGCCAAGGCCAAGCGCGACCTCGGCGTCCCCGCCGCCACCGTCCTCAAGGAACTCGGCTACGCCGCCGGCCCCGACGCCGACCCGGGCGTCGAGTAG
- a CDS encoding glycosyltransferase, whose protein sequence is MRVLLTTLGSHGDVHPFMAMARALAARGHEPALLINPAFESQAGDEGIPLYPLGDRVDLKELIAGSRAMDPMVGPMVVFRRLLLPHVPLIIQRMRETIREFRPDVIVSHSICLGVPWVAREAGIPLAIAGLAPIAWMNPGSRPVLRPTSSAEPAGWTVRLNLAVARGLLRVLLDPALNRVRREMGLPKQKNIYLSHTLGGDVNLGLWSPRFCPPIEGDPPTGRICGFPWFDRHAANEADAGEVEGFMGDGEPPIVFSLGTAAVHASGRFYEHAAQACRLLGRRGVLLVGRTEYAPRGLPPTVRAFTYAPFSTVLPRAAATVHHAGIGTTAQTLRSGRPSLACPLAHDQFDNGARLVRLGVGGMLPHARATAPRLCEALRGILEDDGVCRRAASLGEMVAAEDGAARAVEHLEALHANGESPRSGVEYNAGLVR, encoded by the coding sequence ATGAGAGTGCTGCTGACCACGCTTGGCTCTCACGGGGACGTGCATCCGTTCATGGCGATGGCGCGGGCGCTCGCGGCGCGCGGGCACGAGCCCGCGTTGCTGATCAACCCGGCGTTTGAATCGCAGGCCGGTGACGAGGGGATCCCGCTGTACCCGCTGGGGGACCGGGTGGACCTCAAGGAACTCATCGCCGGCAGCCGGGCGATGGACCCGATGGTTGGGCCGATGGTGGTCTTCCGGCGCCTGCTGCTGCCGCATGTGCCGCTGATCATCCAGCGGATGCGGGAGACGATCCGGGAGTTCAGGCCGGATGTGATCGTGTCGCACTCGATTTGCCTCGGCGTGCCGTGGGTGGCGAGGGAGGCGGGGATCCCGCTGGCGATCGCGGGGCTGGCGCCCATCGCGTGGATGAACCCGGGCTCGCGTCCGGTGCTGCGTCCGACGTCGAGCGCCGAGCCGGCGGGGTGGACGGTGCGGCTCAACCTTGCGGTGGCGCGGGGGCTGCTGAGGGTGCTGCTGGACCCGGCGCTGAACCGGGTCCGGCGGGAGATGGGGCTGCCCAAGCAGAAGAACATCTACCTGTCGCACACGCTGGGCGGGGATGTGAACCTGGGCCTGTGGTCGCCGCGATTCTGCCCGCCGATCGAGGGCGATCCGCCGACGGGGCGGATCTGCGGCTTCCCGTGGTTTGACCGGCACGCAGCGAACGAGGCGGATGCGGGTGAGGTCGAGGGGTTCATGGGTGACGGGGAGCCGCCGATCGTGTTCTCGCTGGGCACGGCGGCGGTGCATGCGAGCGGGCGGTTCTACGAGCACGCGGCGCAGGCGTGCCGGCTGCTGGGCCGGCGGGGTGTGCTGCTGGTGGGGCGGACCGAGTATGCACCGCGGGGCCTGCCGCCGACGGTGCGGGCATTCACGTACGCGCCGTTCTCCACGGTGCTGCCGCGTGCCGCGGCGACGGTTCACCACGCGGGGATCGGCACAACGGCGCAGACGCTGCGCTCGGGCCGGCCGTCGCTGGCGTGTCCGCTGGCGCACGACCAGTTCGACAACGGAGCGAGGCTGGTGCGGCTTGGGGTCGGTGGGATGCTCCCCCACGCCAGGGCCACGGCGCCGCGGCTGTGCGAGGCGCTGCGGGGAATACTCGAGGATGACGGCGTGTGTCGGCGCGCGGCGAGCCTGGGCGAGATGGTGGCCGCGGAGGATGGCGCGGCGCGTGCGGTCGAGCACCTGGAGGCGCTCCATGCGAATGGCGAGTCACCCCGATCGGGTGTGGAATACAACGCCGGTCTGGTGCGGTAG
- a CDS encoding Hsp70 family protein, with translation MSDAASTPPIVGIDLGTTNSLVAVAAWPAADAAGAPPRVIPDEQGRALCPSAVRFNADGTTTIGHEARDGAVEFPLSTVLSVKRLMGRSIADAGEDLKYLSFRVVEGPHETARVEIPAAADGEAPRVVSPQEVSALILRRLREQVSRALGVEVGRAVVTVPAYFDDAQRQATRDAGRLAGLEVVRIVNEPTAAALAYGVGVGAGAGPQTIAVYDLGGGTFDVSILRLTPAEKEEEGHAAGADAFQVLATAGDTHLGGDDFDHALMDLFTGEIAAAFFPGPAGMPRLDPSTRRAVREFAERTKIRLSEAESASVRIDLGPGADGAARVYERTIARAEFEALVAPLVDRTISACRRAMKDARRAIDDAGGDKVACVVLVGGATRTPLVRARVREFFGLEPYTALDPDLVVALGAAVQGSVLSGATRSALLLDVVPLSLGIETVGGAVAKLVVRNSTVPARATEMFSTSVDGQTSIKLHVLQGEREMAADCRSLGVFHLTGIPPMPAGIPQVQVEFLVDANGILNVSAVERRSGKRAALQVVPRHGLTRDEVERMEAESLANAREDMARHRVVDLIANARLDLHWIAPQLARHGARLEPGARAELEARLAALRGLVEAAERDWRGVDANAFHAAKEAVDRASVRLHEIAIAESLKGTSSA, from the coding sequence ATGAGCGACGCCGCTTCGACGCCCCCGATCGTCGGGATCGACCTGGGAACGACCAACAGCCTGGTCGCGGTCGCCGCGTGGCCGGCGGCGGACGCGGCCGGCGCGCCGCCGCGGGTGATCCCGGATGAGCAGGGGCGGGCGCTATGCCCCAGCGCGGTGCGGTTCAACGCCGATGGGACGACGACGATCGGGCACGAGGCGCGGGACGGAGCGGTGGAGTTCCCGCTCTCGACGGTGCTGAGCGTCAAACGGCTCATGGGGCGGTCGATCGCCGATGCCGGCGAGGACCTGAAGTACCTCTCGTTCCGCGTGGTGGAGGGGCCGCACGAGACGGCGAGGGTCGAGATCCCCGCGGCGGCGGACGGGGAGGCCCCCCGCGTGGTGTCGCCGCAGGAGGTGTCGGCCCTGATCCTGCGGAGGCTGCGGGAGCAGGTGTCGCGGGCGCTGGGGGTGGAGGTCGGCCGGGCGGTGGTGACGGTGCCGGCGTACTTCGACGATGCGCAGCGGCAGGCGACGCGCGATGCGGGGCGCCTGGCGGGGCTGGAGGTGGTGCGGATCGTGAACGAGCCGACCGCCGCGGCGCTGGCGTACGGCGTCGGGGTCGGCGCCGGCGCGGGGCCGCAGACGATCGCGGTGTACGACCTGGGCGGCGGGACATTCGATGTGTCGATCCTGCGGCTGACGCCGGCGGAGAAGGAGGAGGAGGGACACGCGGCGGGTGCGGATGCGTTCCAGGTGCTGGCGACGGCGGGGGACACGCACCTGGGGGGAGATGACTTTGACCACGCGCTGATGGACCTGTTCACGGGCGAGATCGCCGCGGCGTTCTTCCCGGGACCGGCGGGGATGCCGCGGCTTGATCCGTCGACGCGGCGCGCGGTGCGGGAGTTCGCGGAGCGGACCAAGATCCGGCTGTCGGAGGCGGAATCCGCCTCGGTGCGGATCGACCTGGGGCCGGGCGCGGACGGCGCGGCGAGGGTGTACGAGCGGACGATCGCGCGGGCCGAGTTCGAGGCGCTGGTGGCGCCGCTGGTGGACCGGACGATCTCGGCGTGTCGGCGGGCGATGAAGGATGCGCGCCGGGCGATCGACGACGCGGGGGGCGATAAGGTGGCGTGCGTGGTGCTGGTGGGCGGGGCGACGCGGACACCGCTGGTGCGGGCGCGGGTACGGGAGTTCTTCGGCCTCGAGCCGTACACGGCGCTGGACCCCGACCTGGTGGTGGCGCTGGGAGCGGCGGTGCAGGGGTCGGTGCTGTCGGGGGCGACCCGGTCGGCGCTGCTGCTGGACGTGGTGCCGCTGTCGCTGGGGATCGAGACGGTGGGGGGCGCGGTGGCGAAGCTGGTGGTGCGCAACTCGACGGTGCCGGCGCGGGCGACGGAGATGTTCTCGACCTCGGTGGACGGGCAGACGTCGATCAAGCTGCACGTGCTGCAGGGTGAGCGGGAGATGGCGGCGGACTGCCGGTCGCTCGGGGTGTTCCACCTGACGGGGATCCCGCCGATGCCGGCGGGGATTCCGCAGGTGCAGGTGGAGTTCCTGGTGGACGCCAACGGGATCCTGAACGTGTCGGCGGTGGAGCGGCGGTCGGGGAAGCGGGCGGCGCTGCAGGTGGTGCCGCGGCACGGGCTGACGCGGGACGAGGTGGAGCGGATGGAGGCGGAGTCGCTGGCGAACGCGCGGGAGGACATGGCGCGGCACCGCGTGGTGGACCTGATCGCGAACGCGCGGCTGGACCTGCACTGGATCGCGCCGCAACTGGCGCGGCACGGGGCGCGCCTGGAGCCGGGGGCACGGGCGGAACTGGAGGCGCGGCTGGCGGCGCTGCGGGGGCTGGTCGAGGCGGCGGAGCGGGATTGGCGGGGGGTGGACGCCAACGCGTTCCACGCGGCGAAGGAGGCGGTGGACCGCGCCAGCGTGCGGCTGCACGAGATCGCGATCGCGGAGTCGCTGAAGGGGACGTCTAGCGCGTGA